In Lactuca sativa cultivar Salinas chromosome 5, Lsat_Salinas_v11, whole genome shotgun sequence, the DNA window cacacatcccattgtttgttaggtcctcgttgtatataaccctggtgtattcacttgttactcatggagttaattgtaatagttcatttatatttaatgaaaagatcctttaagaaaacccttatttcttataataaaatagtgaccacagtgactacttctataatcacttagtttatactggctatatataatctaatatcgaatagatagttgattggatgaatctgccctaagcccacaaccaaacaaggaacatgaaataaggcggaaagcacacatccaacaaactgttgggtattaatgatatataaccatgatgtataaactaaggtattatagattcaatcacctaaagtcctttaagtttacactggtttaataaaatggattaaaccctttactggtaagtttctagttttgtataccaaaagttctgATTTGAAAAGTATGATTAGTACTGGAAAattgtgcattgaattagtgtcgTATGACTtcacccatacctggtaccccttatgatgacttaatgtgtacggaacacatacacacacacacacacacacacacacacacacatatatatatatatatatatatatatatagctaaaatcgaatagataataggttgggtgaatctgctctagcccacaaccaaacaaggaacaggaaatgaagcggaaagcacacatcctattacttgtcggatcctatttatatatatcccttgatgtatacattaaggaatcataaggttagcattatggtccctttctactagatgtactagacccgactgttctgtttgtcgtttgcaaaatgtaagtactgtagtattgtatatagtaactactattatactaattgccttaaattggttattaaggtataatgtgatggctagatcccataccaaacgctctccctgtcaaaagattctGGGATCCAAACGCGACCTCTGCAATCAATTGCAAgctgtgaacatccacattaaaattatatgatcatgtatacccaatagaactatcaccttttgtttagaacaatgagttagtgattcattggtatagttagatcatgTAATAGTGCCATGCTATAGCAAATTAGTGTGTTCGTTCTGTTTTAGTATCTtctttctgttatcgtgtattgtatctggtatgaactgaacccctaaactatacccattatagtttactagtattctacTTGGACTATTATTGAAAAGACATAATTTACTaccaagttatgcttgtactttaaaaacggagttttgttaaactataaagcaacataactgtaaaatagtttttgatatgttttgaccacttatagaagacataagcaacattttgaaagatgtttataacaaataattacacaattatcattgtgttcaacttgtatttccccctttaaaagcatttaaaacagttaaaagattcattacggggtatgaactcacctgatgtgggtgattcaccGAATACgagtgtaaggatgagaagttccacgaatgaagtcccgagattTAACAAGTCCTAAATAacatatattggcatgaatatagtgtttataagtaactatatgaaaggaaacaccttccgggactaggaaacactttgaccaagtgttggaatcacatgtgattggactAAGGTAGGTGGAATGactctaacatgagtttactaccatgggtttacggcccaaaggattttacggacgtaaactcatggtcaaacatgcataagtgttggtttgaaggctagggaagctTGAAGGACTTTTTGCTCTACACAAGGATGAGCAAGACCCACCTTCATTGAGgcttttgatgagtttacggcccaaaggagtttacggccgtaaactcataatcaTTTATGTATTTAAGTGAAGTTTAAGTTCCTTCAATCATCAAGGAAGGGTTTTGGGTCACTAGCTTTGCATCTTATAGGGTTTATGGTCCATACATGCTTCAACattgagtttacgaccaagggagatcttgggccgtaaactcaatatgTTCTTGGGAAAGTGTATGTTTTAAGTCTCTAAGCATGTGTCCTAACTAGATATGAAGTATAGGGAAGAGTACTTATgatctagaagcttgaaatggttggttttggccaagaacactagtgtgtgttcttggtgttattggtgaaacttgaagatctaagaaaagagtgatttccatggatgaaatcatgtaaggatACTAGATTCAGAGATGTATCAACAAATCTAGGAAGAATGGAAAAATCTTGTATATAtggggtgagtttacggcccacatggagtttacgaccgtaaactccaatgtggtGGTCGTGAACTCATGAAGTTGGTGTTTTAGGCTTGATCATTGTTCAGTGGTTCTAGCTGGTACTTCCTAGCACTCATTCCTTGAGTGTACTAGGCTCAatctccttagaatgaccttcaACAATGCTAGAACTCATTACCAATGagtctgacactcagttgagttgactgaaTGAGCTTATAAAGcaaaaaatttcaggttgtcacaatgagactcttaagatgcatggggctctctaaggctccaaaatcagcccctttctgccttgtaacccctcaaaGACCTTGGATCTAAAGTCTTagcccccaaccatgcttgcactcatgattggtcaccaagaatggctcctaaaagccctaaatcaccccaaaaagggATATAAAACATGAAAGAGCAAGGTATCAAGTTTATACCTCTAAAGAACTGGAGAGGGTGCACAAACTCGAACTCCTCTGGCCTCCTCTTGATTCCTCAAgcctttcttttccttcttatgtTCCACGATCACCAAAAACTACCACAAAGGCCTTCGATCTTTACACAAACGATTAGGGTTTGATATGGAGAGTTCTGAGAGCAATAGGGACGAAGGGGGgctgaatgagatgcttaaatagggtgcaatcccttaaattagggttttgtccagtcagaccctactcatcgagtctggctgccaactcgttgagtaggtcattaaactccCGGGTCCAagtcgctcctactcgtcgagttggccatcaactcgtcgagttcttaggCCAAAAAAATGAATAATACTTGAATGAAATTTATACCAGGAATCGGGTGCTAAACATCACcaaactttcatttttttaaGATCAGTCACTGTGAGCTGAGGCTGGTCTCCACTACGGTTCTCATCAGAGTTCCTCATGAAGAGTAATCCTTGTTTCTTGTCAACAGTGACCTTTCTCATGGCATGCTTGATAGTGATTCTTGTGTTGGCATTCAAAGGTTCAGTTTCGAATCGATCGACAATTTGAGTGGTTCTGGGAGGTGGAGGATCCATAATGTTGTCATTTAAAGAAGGCTGGACCGGAGCACTGGGAAGACCATGAGATGTTGCAGGCTGATCGACAGATGACTTGAACTTATCACCAAATTCTTCATAAAGTTTGTTCTTTAAGTCATAATAGCATGCAGTCAGCGCTCCAAGGTGATTTTTGAGTTAGATATTTGCTTTGTCTTGGCTTCGTTTTCGGCTTCAACATCTGAGAGACGAACATCAAGTTTACCTATCAACACGTCCTTCTCAATGATCGTTTGTTTCAACACGCCAATCTCAACCAAGAGCTCTGTGTTGGAAGGCTCAACTCCCTTCAACACCAATAACCGTAAACCCCCAGAAACGATGAAAACAAGTGTTTTTCGTGCAGTTTTGATGCCTTTAGCTGTGAAAACTCAAACAAATGCATAACCAAGCTTTGAACAATGAAGAAAATGAAGATCATTTCAACCGTAAACTCCACTAAAGTTGTTTTGACACCAGATTTTCCCTGATGCTAATTGTAAGGTCTCAATTACAAGATCCAAACCAGTGATCAAAacaaacaataacaagaatgagTAGAAAAATAAGATGATTAAGCAATGCACACGTTCATTCACAAAAACGTCTAGTACACCTTGAGTTACACACAATCGATTGTAAACACTTATGATACGTCACTTTTCTGACAGACTCTGACACAAATTATTTATAAGAATTGactggccgtaaacctgtttacggccgtgaacaccaattCAACCGTAAACACATACAAACAAGCTACAAGACACCTCCAACCTGACCAAAACCCTATCAAGACTTACACAAAAgattgcctagcccaaaccactaaATAATGACCTATTAGAGCGCATGATCCAAAGAATTGGACAAGATCGGAAATCGGATTTACCTAAAACCGGGTCAGCTCCAATGCTTTTAACATATCGGTTTTCGGGTAAGAACCATACTGGATCCGAAAATTGTAAATCGATCCAATATATGAATAGACTTTTTCTATTGACGTGAACTAGCCATATGCGACTAGTACCTAAATATTATGGTAGTGATTTTttgcattcttttttttttattaatgtaaAATGACTAAAACTTCcatgaaaataatatttgttgGAGAAATGCTTATAAAGTAATACCAATCTTGCAATATTACAGTAGTGATTTATCCATCCATTACAAAATAAACATCTTTAAAAGTAAATTCTTTAAAAAGAACACATTATGTATAAAACTCCATCAATCCAAATTGACGTAATTTTAAGGAAATACGATATGCATCAAAACAAGCATTTCAAGTTTATGTTTTGGTCTAAATAAAGGAAGCCCATAAATAAATATGCAGCAAACAGAAAGCCCAACAAACGGTCCAACAACTTATAATCCACTTGAAGTACCGAAACCCGGTTTGGGGAACCGGAAAACCATAAACGGGTCCGATTCCGATTTTTGAAAATTGGTTTTCGGTTGTCAGACCGGGCCCGACCCGTTGCTCATTTTAAAGTAATCTATTTGAAACTGCTGAGATGTGATTTTGCAACTTGCTGTCCTGTTGACTACTTGACCATTTGGATATTTGGATTGGAGATCTGAAGTTCAAAGTTTCATAATTCCATAGACTACTCATCCTTTCTGGTTAACATATACgtttaaaaattttaaacttaaataaGGATTCGCCTTTATGTAATCAACTATTAATATCTCGTTTTAATTTTTCAGTTAGTACGAAGTGCATCATTTGCTTGAGGCTCTGCTATTGTTGACAGTTTGGGTAGATTCTCAATTTGTGAAAATGTATTAGTAATGTATTTATCTTTGATGGATGTAAGTGTAAACTTGTACTAATAtggaatttaattaaatatttttttttctgtacttatgtttaataaaaatcttgttaTACATCCATATATTCATACAATAGCCCAAGAACTTTTATTAGCACATATGGCTCCAACATATCTGAATCTTTCAAAGCTCTAAAAAGATGGTAAACAAAGCAGAAATTTAGTAACATCAAGTCATGAAATGAACAAAGTGTACCTAATAGCTAGTTTCAAATGACTCCTGTACGTTTCTTTAAAATTGGGAAAGTGTTTAGTTCCATGGACTAGGAAGCCTGGCATCTCTGAATACAGAAGTGCCACCATTGGCGGCTGGTGAAGGAGATGAAGCAATGTAATTTGTTCCTGTTACAGATACAGTTGGATTACCATTACCTTGTTGGCTTGTAGGAGCAAATCTTGATGGGCTACTTGTCACTACCCCTGAAGTTGTTCGTGAAGGATTTGATGCCTGCATTTATTCCAAAAGATTCATTCACACCCCTTTTATaaaaaatgatgatgatgatgatctaaCTGTATATACTTTGTTAGATTATGTTTTACCATAGCAAAAGGGGTCCTTCTATGAAGGGAATCTGAAGATGGTGACACGCTGCTCATTCTTGGTAAACTGCGTGAATGTTGATTTTGATCAGCATCTGCTCCTTCTGTATCGCCATTACAGTTGACTTCTGAAGCGGGTCGTGGAGTCACCTGTCTACTCATGGAACCAGAGTCATTCCCAACATCCACTTGGAGAGATATTGATTGGTGCCCTGTAGTAGTACCCTGCTGCACACTGCTTCTTCTTCGTAGCTCCTCTTCAGCACTCAAAATCTATGAACCCAAAGATAGGAAAGAATTTTGTTAGAATAAAGAATTATGGTGAGGTTATCAAATAAGAAAGGAATATATACAGTATACTCACCTGTTTCAGAACTTGTACCAGATTATGCTTCCTTGCATTCAGGATCTGCAACTTCTCTTCAACCTCCTTTTTCCTTTTCTCTATATCACTCAGTGTAACGTTCTTAAGTGGCTGGTAGGCAAAAACACTAATAGTTAAAGTCATTCGTTTCAATTCTCAAAAATGATAAACAATCCATTGCAATAACCAATTAATACCTCTAACTGATGTTGAGCATCCGTTTTCCCTTCCTCTTGAAGGTCATCCACAGCATTTAAGGCGTTTTCCGGGACATCAACAACAGCTTTAGCATCATCAACTGCCACTAATTGTTCACCAGGAATCACTAAAGTCTCGTCTTCATCGCCGACCTTTGATTCTTTCTGACCGTTTGCTTGTTGATCTGCATGATTCGATTTCACCAATTCGTCATCAAATGTTTTATCGTCATTAACCTTTGATGCTTCCTCATCTTTGGAGACATCTTCCACAGCAGGTCCGTCGGATTCAGGTGGTTCTCTATCATCGGAAGTAGCATCCTCAACAGAATTctcattagggttagggttagggttcggggTGGTGGCCTCGAGGCGAGAAAGGGCTCTGGAACGGCGTTGGAGGAGATTCTTGAAATCCCTAGGAGAGATTTTGGGGGTGGGCACTAGCCATTGGTGGGGAACGTCAGGGCTACGGTGGAGCTTCCCTTTGTAAAGCGAAATCGCAACCATTTTTTCTGGGATCGTCTCTCCTTCGCTGTCTCTGATTCCCCTTCTAACAGTCCTTTTAAACGGGTCGGGTATCCGCCACGCCTTTCGACCGAATGTGTAATGTGTTGGTTTTCAGTTTCACGGTTTTTAAACGCGTAATCAAATTAATTTAtagctttttaaaataataacttttttttttattttgatttgttttaaaACTAAAACTTAATTATTCTTTTTAAAATTACTTTAACCATCACTACATTAACAAATAAAAGGttgtaacaaaagataattaAAGTATATGATACTTTTTCATAAAATTATTAAAGTTCatgtttttgaatatttaaataTTGTTTTGCTTATATGCTTATATATTAGTGATCACTTTTGGTAGTAGAAGTGCATGCTTCATCAGTTGAGTTGAAAAAGAAATATTTGGTTCAATTGTTAACATATACAAATGGTTTGGTTGAtcgaaatttaaatttaaaaaggtaaaaaaaGTCAATTTACaatcaaaatgaaaaacaaaGTCAAAAGTTAATAAAAGAATAATACTATCACATGGATATTTCTTAATTTTAGATAATTATAGCTTCGATtactataaatatataaaatattattgtTGTGGCTACTTCAAAAcactttaatttaaaaaataattccgattttataataaaaatttactatAAAATGATAAGTAAATATTAGCTAATatcttataaaaaaaaaagttaaaatttttcattattatatatacatattaaagtTGGACAATCCTTAGGGTACCTTGGGTTGGTTAGTTGACGTGAGTTTGGTTAATCTCGATATCCACCGCCTCAAATTGGGATCTACTCTCGATACTTCCCGAACCTTTCATTCCCACCGCCACTATCCTCCACCGCCTTAAGCGGCTGTCATTCGTTAATTCCTTTCTTGCGTCTTCTTCAACCTCCTCAACCCAACTGTAACTCTGtttttgcttatatgtttccgtTATGCTTGCTTGCATTCCCAATTGTTACCAGAGGTCAGGCACGTCAATTGAAGGTATGTGTCTTTTTAGCCCTCTTCTACTTCTTCACTGTTCATGGCGCTGTTTGATTTCGGCCTCTATGTTGGCCTCTATGTTGAAGGTAGCCTGCCTCCATAAGCAAGATGGTTCCAAGTTCAATTTTCGGTTGTCAGTTGTTCTCTCTGTTCGATACTAATGCGACGGCCTCTGTCGAGCCATGAAGATGACCTCTAAGTGTTGTTTGTTGATTCCTTGCatatcaaaatcgaatttcttttTCTATAGTCCACATCCGTCTTGCAACGGGACCATCGACCCCAACTGTCTATCAGGTAATTTGGTTTGGGGAGAGACGGAAGGCGAGGGAGGACCCCGTCTACCGCATCGTTCGTTGTCGGTGCCCGTATGGAAGGTTTAACTTACGCacctattttttttcctttttacctGTGATTAAGATGCCCTTTGTGATTTTCAGATTGTGGTGTTCTTCTCAACCTGTCATCTTCATATGCTTTCTTATATCCACCGCTACCTTGACGTTTCATTGAACCTAGGTACGTTTCGCAATTTGAATTTAAAGTTTTTTCCTTATGCAGATTACCTGTCAATGTTGGTTTATGGAGTTTTTGCTTTCGTATGTATATGGATAATCGAACcgttaaaaattgaatttttgctTGTGGTGATTTTGATAGTTTGGCACTGCTTTTAGGGTTTCAATTATATTCTACTTTGTTCAGATTTCTTTCCTATTATGTTTCAAttgcaaataaaaaaaaatcttttttttgaaTTTAGATTGAATGATTAGAGGTTCATAAACACTATTGTTCCCTTTTGGTGATCATGGTTTCATGAAGTAAGTTTATGATCACGATGAGCTTATCTGAAAACTCACTTTGTCTTCCGATTGTTGACCACCACCAGTCAGGTTAGATCTATCAAATCCATGATCTGCTACTCCTTGCTATATGTTTAGTTAGGATATGTCAGATtcatattttagggttttgttattttttgtatttatgaAGCAATCGTGCTGGGTGTTTTATGAAATGCATCAAACACTTTGAGGGCTAATCAGACAGCTCTTTGGAACAAAAGCAAATGATGAACTAATCTTATAATCATCATCAACACAAGGGTTTCAAATGGTAAGACTTTCAGATGCTGTAATCATATTCTTCCAATCATTATTTAAGAAAAATCATCTCTAAATGGATTGTCTAATTCTAAACAGAAATTCTACATGGGTTGCAATTACGTGATCGGTAGGTATCTTTCCTTACTCAATTTCGTTATTTAGAATAGGATTGGGTTCTAATTCCACATTTGGCTTGACCTAACTGCAGGgacctttttttaaaaaaaaaaaaaaaaaagagtaaataacataaaatgatcTGCATGCTTTCTATTTTTTATTGTATGAATTggaatatttttaaaatttggtGGTTATTTTACGGTTTAACCCTACATTGATCTAAAGGTGTTAGATTCAATCACATTTATTTCATATGACTGTTTCATCATTTTATGGTGCTTAAATGATTCTATTTAACCTCATATTTTGGTGTTTTTAAATAAGAGTAGAGTATGTTTTTAATTTCTGTAGTtaattttagattttaaaaaTGCAATTCTCAACAATTTGGGCTACATCCTTCTATTGTAAAATATCAATTAATGTATGATATTCTTTTTGTCTTCTTCTTATTCTTGTCTTTGGATTTTGAACTTCATCTATGGCTTTAGAGATGTTGTAGGCACACAAGTTTTAAGAAgctgaagaaaattttgaaaccaTTTTGACAGATGAGCTTTCAATCAATGCCACACTGAATGGATGGTATCATTGGGTATGTTTTGGTTTGGATATGCtttcaaatgatttttttttcatgcaCATCATTTTGTAAAAAGTTATTATTTGTATGGATTCTAGAGTTTATCGTCCAAAAGTTCATGTACTACTCATCTAATTTTATTTGGTTTGAATTCAAGTTATATCTTTGTAGATTATaataatagataaataaatacTTTTGTTTGAAATTAATGATATTATTATTACTTTAAATTCTATTGTTAGATATTAGGGTATGGATGGGCTAGAATGTTGAGAAATCAGGGGTAAAAACTGCATCTACATACTATTTTTATAGTTACAAATTATTTCTTCTAACATTTTTTGACCAACTGCCCCTGCATACTGTTTCTATAGTTAGAAATTTTTTATTCTAACATTTTTGGACCAAACTGCCTCTGTATACTTtttctatacttaaaaaaaattaattttaagttTTTTGGACCAAACAGCCCCTGCATACTGtttttaaacttaaaaaaaaaaccattttaacaATTTTAGACCAAACTGCATTTGCATACTTATTTATAGCTAAAtttattttgatttaaaagtTTTGGGCTGAAATGCCCCTGCATAATGTTTTtacacataaaaaaaattaaatttaacaATTTTGGATGAAACTGCCC includes these proteins:
- the LOC111913315 gene encoding uncharacterized protein LOC111913315, translated to MVAISLYKGKLHRSPDVPHQWLVPTPKISPRDFKNLLQRRSRALSRLEATTPNPNPNPNENSVEDATSDDREPPESDGPAVEDVSKDEEASKVNDDKTFDDELVKSNHADQQANGQKESKVGDEDETLVIPGEQLVAVDDAKAVVDVPENALNAVDDLQEEGKTDAQHQLEPLKNVTLSDIEKRKKEVEEKLQILNARKHNLVQVLKQILSAEEELRRRSSVQQGTTTGHQSISLQVDVGNDSGSMSRQVTPRPASEVNCNGDTEGADADQNQHSRSLPRMSSVSPSSDSLHRRTPFAMASNPSRTTSGVVTSSPSRFAPTSQQGNGNPTVSVTGTNYIASSPSPAANGGTSVFRDARLPSPWN